The Cellulosimicrobium sp. ES-005 genome segment GACCACGGCGACGGCCCCCGCGACGGGGCTGGCGAGCCGGACGAGCCGGCGCTCGACGTCGCCGAGACGCTCCGCCTCATCAGCGAGCAGCAGGACCGCGCGCGCCGCGCGACCGAGCCGGACTCGCGGCTGCTGTTCCTCGCGTGGGGCGTCGCCTGGCTCGTCGGGTACCTGTGCCTGTGGGCGAGCGCGGTCCGCGTCGTCGACGGGACCGCGACCGTGCGCCTCACGACCCGCGCGGGGCAGGTCGTGGGCGCGCAGCCCGAGCCGTGGGCGTTCTGGGTCTTCTTCAGCCTCATCGCGGCCGCCGTCGCGTTCACGATCGTCCACAGCGTCACGCGCACCGCGGGGACGCGTGGCGTCAGCGCCCGCACCGGGGCCATGTACGGCTGGTCGTGGATGCTCGGCTTCGTCTGCTTCGGGTTCGTGCTCGGCGGGCTCGCCCGTGCGGGTGCGTCGGAGGAGGTCATGTCGCTCGCGAGCAACGCGTTCGCGTGCGTCGTCGTGGGCCTGCTGTACCTCGGTGGGGCGGCGGCGTTCGGCGACCGCGGGCTGTTCGTGCTCGGCGTGTGGATCCTGCTCACGGCGGCCGTCGCGACGTTCGCCGGGCTGCCGCTCACCTACCTCGTCATGGCGCTCGCGGGCGGGGGCGGGTTCCTCGTCATGGCCGCGATCGAGCACGTCCTGCGTGCCCGACGGCGGCGCCTCGCGACTCGTCCCGCACCCGCCCGGGCGTCGGCGGAGGGCGCGGCCGATGTCTGACGCCGGGCTCGACCCCGTCATCCACGCCCCGGCACGGCTGCGCGTCGTCGCGACGCTCGCGGCCCTCCCGACCGGCGACGAGCTGTCCTTCCCCAAGCTCCAGAAGCTCCTCGACATGACCGCCGGGAACCTCTCCACCCACCTGCGCAAGCTCGAGGACGCCGGCTACGTGTCCGTCACCAAGACCCACGAGGGCCGCACCCCGGCCACCTACCTCGCTCTCACCGCCCGCGGCCGTAGCGCCTTCGAGGACTACACGACCGCCCTGAACACCCTCCTGAAGGGAGCCGCAGGATGAGCACCGACGACGCCCCGCGCACTCGGGCCGCCCGGCCCGACCCCGCGCCGTCGACCACCGACCCCGCCCGACCCGTGGTCGCCGTCGACCACGTGACGCGACGCTTCGGCACGGTCGTCGCGCTCGACGACGTGTCCCTGACCGTCGGGGCGGGCGAGCTCGTCGGCCTGCTCGGCCCCAACGGCGCCGGCAAGTCGACGCTGCTGTCCCTGGTCAGCGGTCAGCGCAAGCCCGACGCCGGGACGGTCCGCCTGCTCGGCGGCGACCCGCGCGACGCGCGCAGCCGCGTCGGCCTGGGCCTCACCCCGCAGGAGACCGGCCTGCCCGCGACGCTCAAGGTGCGCGAGGTCGTCGACTTCGTCGCGGGCCACTACCCGGACCCCGTCCCGACGGCGGAGCTGCTGGAGCAGTTCGGGCTCACCGAGCTCGGGGGCCGCCAGACGGGCGCGATGTCCGGCGGGCAGAAGCGCCGCCTCGCCGTCGCGCTCTCGCTCGTGGGTCGCCCCCGCGTCGTCCTCCTCGACGAGCCGACGACGGGCCTCGACGTGAGCGCCCGGCAGGCGCTGTGGGACGCGATCCGCGCGTACCACGCGGCGGGGGGCACCGTGCTGCTGACCAGCCACTACCTGGAGGAGGTGCAGGCGCTCGCGCAGCGCGTCGTCGTCATCGACCAGGGCGTGGTCAAGGCCGACGACTCGCTCGACGCGATCCTGCGGCGCGTGTCGCTGCGGCGGGTCGTCGTCGGGTCGACCGCCGACCTCGCCGACCGGCCCGGCGTCGTGCGGTCCGACCGCCTCGGCGACGGACGCCAGGAGCTCTACACGCCCGACGCCGACGCCCTCGTCCGCGAGCTCGTCACCTCGGGCGTCGACTTCCACGACCTCGAGATCCGGGGCGCGAGCCTCGAGGAGGCGTTCGAGCAGATGGTCGCGCGCGACGCGGCCCCGACCACGGAGGCACGGGCACGATGACCACCACGACGATCCCCGGCGGCGCCACCGCCGCGGCCCTCCCCGGGCCGCTGCGCCTCACCTGGCTGCACCTCAAGTACCAGTTCCTGGAGACGGTGCGCGTGCCGGTCGCCGTGCTGGGCAACCTGCTGTTCCCGGCGCTCGCGATGTTCTTCTTCGTCGTGCCGCAGAAGGAGGTCGCGCAGAACCCGGTGGCCGCGACGACGGCCGTCGCGTCGCTCGGCCTGTTCGCGATCTGCTCGGCGAGCCTGTTCACCTACGGGCTCGGCGTCGCGGAGGACCGGCAGCTCCCGTTCGACCCGTTCGTGCGCTCGCTGCC includes the following:
- a CDS encoding ABC transporter ATP-binding protein, which encodes MSTDDAPRTRAARPDPAPSTTDPARPVVAVDHVTRRFGTVVALDDVSLTVGAGELVGLLGPNGAGKSTLLSLVSGQRKPDAGTVRLLGGDPRDARSRVGLGLTPQETGLPATLKVREVVDFVAGHYPDPVPTAELLEQFGLTELGGRQTGAMSGGQKRRLAVALSLVGRPRVVLLDEPTTGLDVSARQALWDAIRAYHAAGGTVLLTSHYLEEVQALAQRVVVIDQGVVKADDSLDAILRRVSLRRVVVGSTADLADRPGVVRSDRLGDGRQELYTPDADALVRELVTSGVDFHDLEIRGASLEEAFEQMVARDAAPTTEARAR
- a CDS encoding transcriptional regulator, with amino-acid sequence MSDAGLDPVIHAPARLRVVATLAALPTGDELSFPKLQKLLDMTAGNLSTHLRKLEDAGYVSVTKTHEGRTPATYLALTARGRSAFEDYTTALNTLLKGAAG